In the Methanobrevibacter sp. V74 genome, one interval contains:
- a CDS encoding sulfite exporter TauE/SafE family protein encodes MFTVGYFIGLILIGIFVGFASGLLGVGGGFIMVPLQYFLLQSIGVESDLAMLISLGTSLAIIIPTSLSGAYRHAKTMDGIVLPGVRLGIFGIAGGVIGGMVASILSSNILKIIFGCLLLFVAVNNLINFNKERVEAKIPFNLISTCIIGLLVGFASGLLGVGGGVFIIPVLTVLLGFSMIEAVGTSSIFISLTAIGGFLSYIVSGWGVSTFPYSIGYVSIINFTLITCFSVPLASLGAKYAHKIPQKKLKIIFSILVLYMGLKMLGIFS; translated from the coding sequence ATGTTTACGGTAGGATATTTTATAGGACTAATCCTAATTGGCATATTTGTAGGGTTTGCATCAGGTCTTCTAGGTGTTGGTGGGGGATTTATAATGGTTCCTCTACAATATTTTTTATTACAGTCCATTGGGGTTGAATCTGATTTGGCAATGTTGATTTCTCTTGGAACTAGTTTAGCTATAATCATACCTACCTCTTTAAGTGGAGCATACAGACATGCTAAAACAATGGATGGTATTGTACTTCCAGGTGTACGCTTAGGCATTTTTGGAATTGCCGGAGGAGTTATTGGAGGTATGGTCGCTTCAATTTTGTCATCTAATATATTGAAGATAATATTTGGCTGTTTATTGTTATTTGTTGCTGTTAATAATTTAATTAACTTCAATAAGGAAAGAGTAGAAGCTAAAATTCCATTCAATCTCATATCTACTTGCATAATAGGTTTATTAGTTGGATTTGCATCTGGATTGTTAGGCGTTGGTGGAGGAGTATTCATAATACCTGTCTTGACCGTATTATTAGGTTTTTCAATGATAGAAGCAGTAGGAACTTCTTCTATTTTCATTAGTTTAACTGCTATTGGAGGTTTCTTATCATATATCGTTTCTGGCTGGGGAGTTTCAACATTTCCATACTCAATAGGTTATGTAAGCATTATTAATTTCACATTAATAACATGCTTTTCAGTACCGTTAGCTTCATTAGGCGCTAAATATGCTCATAAGATTCCTCAAAAAAAGTTAAAAATAATATTTTCCATTCTAGTATTGTATATGGGGTTAAAAATGTTGGGAATATTTTCGTAG
- a CDS encoding DUF364 domain-containing protein yields the protein MDKLLKDTVEIVLNKIGDDINNIVVERAVFGLFFSGVKLSTDHGGLCFTPVKEIPEAVCCPSSAAVMPFSGKLSDIPVKQYLDDIFCDNVLRRTLGIAALNALSNLIWEKYDAENKPIMNRDAFDEIDVNKYDKTVVVGSLIPMLKKLIANNCDFTILEQDPNTLKKHELQYYAPSEDAHKYVPDADLLVITGVTVLNDTLSDLLEMARDDAEILVTGPTASMIPDVLFEKGVTMTGGIVVTNADELLDVISEAGSGYHFFGQSAERAIIKKGGE from the coding sequence ATGGATAAACTATTAAAAGATACTGTAGAAATAGTATTAAATAAAATTGGTGATGATATAAACAATATTGTCGTTGAAAGAGCAGTATTTGGACTTTTTTTCTCAGGAGTTAAATTATCTACCGATCACGGAGGATTATGTTTTACTCCAGTTAAAGAAATACCTGAAGCTGTCTGCTGCCCCAGTTCTGCTGCAGTGATGCCATTTTCTGGAAAATTATCCGACATTCCTGTTAAACAATATCTAGATGACATATTCTGCGACAATGTGCTTAGAAGAACATTAGGTATTGCAGCGCTTAATGCATTGAGCAATCTAATTTGGGAAAAATATGATGCAGAAAATAAACCAATCATGAATCGTGATGCTTTTGATGAGATTGATGTCAACAAATACGATAAAACAGTTGTTGTAGGATCACTAATCCCAATGCTTAAAAAATTAATAGCCAATAATTGTGATTTTACAATTTTAGAGCAAGATCCTAATACTTTAAAAAAACATGAATTGCAATATTACGCCCCCTCTGAAGATGCCCACAAATATGTTCCGGATGCAGATTTGCTTGTAATCACTGGAGTCACTGTTTTAAATGACACACTATCAGATTTGCTTGAAATGGCTAGAGATGATGCTGAGATTTTAGTTACAGGCCCTACTGCAAGTATGATTCCTGATGTACTTTTCGAAAAAGGAGTTACAATGACTGGTGGAATTGTAGTAACCAATGCTGATGAATTATTAGACGTTATTTCAGAAGCAGGTTCTGGATATCATTTCTTTGGACAATCTGCTGAACGTGCAATAATTAAAAAAGGAGGCGAATAA
- a CDS encoding heavy metal-binding domain-containing protein, which translates to MILTSSNTLENKKIVEYRGLVTGEALIGSNIYKDLFSGVRDVVGGRTSKYEEEIEKARDIAFNSMIEKAEALDANAIIGLKISYDNLGGTMGNTILVTSYGTAVKFE; encoded by the coding sequence ATGATTTTAACATCTTCAAATACTCTAGAAAATAAAAAAATTGTTGAATATAGAGGATTGGTTACTGGTGAGGCGCTGATTGGTTCTAATATTTATAAAGATTTATTTTCTGGAGTCCGTGATGTTGTAGGTGGGAGAACCTCCAAATACGAAGAAGAAATTGAAAAGGCACGTGATATTGCTTTTAATAGTATGATAGAAAAGGCGGAAGCACTGGATGCTAATGCAATCATTGGACTTAAAATTTCTTACGACAACCTTGGAGGGACAATGGGAAATACAATACTTGTAACCTCCTATGGTACTGCAGTGAAATTTGAATAA
- a CDS encoding DUF2116 family Zn-ribbon domain-containing protein, whose product MAVDPHKHCPICGTPIPLNELVCSPDCQKVWDARLKQRKRSQIILYIVIAIFLVIWAVMTFLK is encoded by the coding sequence ATGGCAGTAGACCCTCATAAACATTGTCCAATTTGTGGAACACCAATACCTTTAAATGAACTTGTATGCTCACCAGATTGTCAAAAAGTCTGGGATGCAAGATTGAAACAGAGAAAAAGATCACAAATAATTCTATACATAGTTATTGCAATATTTTTAGTCATTTGGGCAGTAATGACCTTCCTAAAATAA
- a CDS encoding TatD family hydrolase, whose protein sequence is MDNLIDIGLNLMHSSFRKDRVEIIEEAKKFGVKQFIITGTNVNSSQLAAEYASKYFGTLFSTSGVHPHDAKTCNGHSMFELEKIAKNDCVVAIGECGLDYNRNFSPQDLQRKWFEAQVELAERSNMPLFLHEREAHKDLYNILKRHDNVIEKSVVHCFTGNQEEAQNYVDLGCFIGVTGWICDMKRGRNLQEAVSIIPPEKLMIETDAPFLIPKNFNVKPKKNRNEPKYLPHILETIALCMGMDAEELANQVNKNTKEFFKI, encoded by the coding sequence GTGGATAATCTTATTGATATCGGTCTGAATTTGATGCATTCCTCTTTTAGAAAAGACCGTGTTGAAATTATTGAAGAAGCTAAAAAATTTGGTGTCAAACAGTTTATTATTACTGGAACCAATGTTAATTCAAGCCAGTTGGCAGCAGAATATGCTTCCAAATATTTTGGAACTCTATTTTCAACATCTGGCGTTCATCCTCATGATGCTAAAACATGTAACGGACATAGTATGTTTGAACTTGAAAAAATAGCTAAAAATGATTGTGTTGTAGCTATAGGAGAATGTGGACTTGATTACAATAGAAACTTTTCACCACAAGACTTGCAGAGAAAATGGTTTGAAGCTCAAGTAGAACTTGCTGAGAGAAGCAATATGCCTTTATTTTTACATGAAAGAGAAGCTCACAAAGACTTATACAATATCTTAAAAAGACATGACAATGTTATTGAAAAATCAGTTGTTCATTGTTTTACCGGAAACCAAGAGGAAGCTCAAAATTATGTTGATTTGGGATGTTTCATTGGCGTGACTGGATGGATATGTGATATGAAAAGAGGTAGAAATTTACAGGAAGCAGTAAGCATTATCCCGCCTGAAAAATTAATGATTGAAACAGATGCACCCTTTTTGATACCGAAAAACTTTAATGTGAAACCTAAAAAGAACAGGAATGAACCGAAATATTTACCTCATATCCTCGAAACAATTGCTCTTTGCATGGGGATGGATGCAGAAGAACTTGCAAATCAAGTTAATAAAAATACTAAAGAATTTTTTAAAATATAA
- the pyrH gene encoding UMP kinase, giving the protein MKIVIAIGGSILLKEYDNKKFQEYSDILKDLSKQHELYVVVGGGKPAREYINIVRDLGAGEAQCDDIGIEITRINAKLMLLALGDAAYQRVPHNFHQALEFSASGKIVVMGGTEPAHSTDAVSAILAEYVQADKLINLTSVDGMYTKDPNKFDDAELVPEITATDLLKFLSGKDMKAGTYEFFDNTAVQMIKRSDLETVIANGFKPENLIKAVNGENVGTKIINK; this is encoded by the coding sequence ATGAAAATTGTTATTGCAATTGGAGGATCAATTTTACTTAAAGAATATGATAATAAAAAATTCCAAGAATACAGTGATATTTTGAAGGACTTATCCAAACAACACGAATTATATGTTGTTGTAGGTGGTGGAAAACCTGCAAGAGAATACATTAATATTGTTCGTGATTTAGGTGCTGGCGAAGCACAATGTGATGATATTGGAATTGAAATTACAAGAATCAACGCTAAATTAATGCTTTTAGCACTTGGCGATGCAGCTTATCAAAGAGTTCCACATAATTTCCATCAAGCTTTGGAATTTTCAGCTAGTGGAAAAATCGTTGTAATGGGTGGAACTGAACCTGCACACAGTACTGATGCAGTTTCTGCAATTTTAGCTGAATATGTTCAGGCAGATAAACTTATTAACTTAACCTCTGTTGATGGAATGTATACAAAAGACCCTAATAAATTTGATGACGCTGAACTTGTTCCGGAAATTACAGCAACTGATTTACTTAAATTTTTAAGTGGCAAAGACATGAAAGCCGGAACCTATGAATTTTTCGACAACACCGCTGTTCAAATGATTAAAAGATCAGATTTGGAAACAGTTATTGCTAACGGATTTAAACCTGAAAACTTAATCAAAGCGGTTAATGGGGAAAATGTAGGAACTAAAATTATCAACAAATAG
- a CDS encoding nitroreductase family protein encodes MENIGFIFQQLALFLQSRGIGNCWAGMASLKEKNPNFVIAISFGKSYKMTRELSNFKRKKLSEISDVSDERLIPAQLAPSAINSQSWYFKHTNEGFDVYQAKQNLLKRRVLKKWNPIGIGIALAHMYMANSDSFEFFKKSDFEEIKGYTYSGSIKI; translated from the coding sequence TTGGAAAACATCGGTTTTATATTCCAACAGCTAGCTCTTTTCCTTCAAAGTAGGGGTATTGGAAATTGTTGGGCGGGCATGGCCTCATTAAAGGAGAAGAATCCTAATTTCGTAATTGCTATTTCATTTGGAAAATCATATAAAATGACTCGTGAATTATCTAATTTCAAACGTAAAAAATTATCTGAAATTTCCGATGTCAGTGATGAAAGATTAATTCCCGCTCAACTTGCACCATCAGCTATTAACTCACAGTCATGGTATTTTAAACACACCAATGAAGGATTTGATGTTTATCAGGCAAAACAAAATTTATTGAAACGTCGAGTGCTAAAAAAATGGAATCCTATTGGAATTGGCATAGCATTGGCTCATATGTATATGGCTAATTCAGATTCATTTGAATTTTTCAAAAAAAGTGATTTTGAGGAAATTAAAGGTTATACTTACTCTGGAAGTATAAAAATTTAG
- a CDS encoding MIP family channel protein: protein MKRYIAELIGTMVLVLFGCGSAAIAGQVLGNFGIAMAFGLSIVAMAYVIGDISGCHINPAVSIGMWIDGRMDAKNLIMYIVFQCIGAIIGIAILAVIINSAPSLGGYSLTGLGQNGFGSASSVGLDVVGAILVEIILTFVFVFTVLGVTKKTENGIVAGLVIGLTLTLVHIMGIPLTGTSVNPARSLAPALFLGGQALQQVWVFILAPVIGAVIAGLLYKGLTEEDA from the coding sequence ATGAAAAGATATATAGCAGAATTAATTGGAACAATGGTTCTTGTTCTATTTGGTTGTGGAAGTGCGGCCATAGCAGGCCAAGTTTTAGGTAACTTCGGAATTGCAATGGCATTTGGATTATCCATTGTAGCTATGGCTTATGTTATTGGAGACATTTCAGGATGTCACATCAATCCAGCAGTTTCAATTGGAATGTGGATTGACGGTAGAATGGATGCTAAAAACTTGATAATGTATATTGTATTCCAATGTATTGGTGCAATAATTGGTATTGCTATTTTAGCAGTCATTATTAACTCAGCACCAAGTCTTGGAGGATATTCCCTAACCGGTCTTGGCCAAAACGGATTTGGGTCAGCATCAAGTGTTGGACTTGATGTGGTTGGAGCTATACTCGTTGAAATTATTTTAACCTTCGTATTTGTATTCACAGTTCTAGGAGTTACTAAAAAAACAGAAAATGGAATTGTTGCAGGCCTTGTTATTGGTTTAACCCTTACATTGGTACATATCATGGGGATTCCATTAACTGGAACATCTGTTAACCCGGCACGTAGTTTAGCACCGGCATTATTCCTTGGAGGACAAGCTCTCCAGCAAGTTTGGGTATTTATTTTAGCTCCAGTAATTGGTGCAGTTATTGCAGGATTATTATACAAAGGATTAACAGAGGAGGATGCATAA
- a CDS encoding adhesin: protein MKKQIAILIMVLLLVAPAIQDVAAVKTIFITSDNIIDHDTDIQMLNSIKNYIEEISNGKLQVIVDNEAPAPGEGWRAIEVTSDVSICLAASDAGNYLQLATATTNSDKQIIFVNTGSYDLDNNTNFLRRAWDDNYSNVTLAGMHDPGTFLKNAGIYYVQPTKEFPDNARDGYLDRYDEKMNKQIAQEIVNIVNTHENDTKILSDQLISRNIIKPAIMANASKELINSNDTEMTGPYGNYTSAQLLYQTSSYLNGNGLDIPKTYDGPENPLGISFLTKDTYSIYDYFKMGGIVREYMDTNGRAPDSIEYEGAHISYYDLLYNFAKITQNHTDAKHMGFESEYKFDKVNDSILLHIFPFILVLFVLFLAYLIFKRMRRI from the coding sequence ATGAAAAAGCAAATAGCAATACTCATTATGGTCTTATTATTAGTTGCTCCGGCAATACAAGATGTTGCTGCTGTAAAAACTATTTTTATAACATCAGACAATATTATTGACCATGATACTGACATACAAATGTTAAATTCTATAAAAAACTATATAGAAGAGATAAGTAATGGAAAACTTCAAGTAATTGTTGATAATGAAGCACCTGCTCCCGGAGAAGGATGGAGAGCAATAGAGGTGACTAGTGATGTAAGCATCTGTCTGGCTGCATCAGACGCTGGAAACTATCTGCAATTAGCTACAGCAACTACAAATTCAGATAAACAAATAATCTTTGTCAATACAGGAAGTTATGATTTAGACAACAATACAAACTTCTTAAGAAGAGCATGGGATGACAATTACTCAAACGTGACACTTGCAGGAATGCATGATCCTGGAACATTTCTTAAAAATGCCGGAATTTATTATGTTCAACCAACAAAAGAATTCCCAGATAATGCTCGCGATGGTTATTTAGATAGATATGACGAAAAAATGAATAAGCAAATTGCTCAGGAAATTGTAAATATCGTAAATACACATGAAAACGATACTAAAATTTTAAGTGATCAATTAATCAGCCGGAATATCATAAAACCGGCAATAATGGCTAATGCAAGTAAAGAATTAATAAATAGCAATGATACTGAAATGACAGGCCCTTATGGCAATTATACCTCAGCCCAACTATTGTATCAAACCAGCTCTTATTTAAATGGAAATGGACTGGATATTCCAAAAACCTATGACGGACCAGAAAATCCATTAGGAATTTCATTTTTAACAAAAGACACGTATTCTATTTATGATTATTTCAAGATGGGAGGAATAGTTAGAGAATATATGGATACAAATGGAAGAGCACCAGATTCAATTGAATACGAAGGAGCTCATATTAGCTATTATGATTTATTATATAACTTTGCAAAAATCACTCAAAATCATACCGATGCCAAACATATGGGCTTTGAAAGCGAATATAAATTCGATAAGGTAAATGATTCCATATTACTACACATATTCCCATTCATATTAGTATTATTCGTATTATTCCTAGCATACTTAATATTCAAAAGGATGCGAAGAATCTAA
- a CDS encoding putative sulfate exporter family transporter: MIKIYGVVICLAFAIPSWMLGNAFPIIGGPIIAIILGMIISLLWNDKGEISTGINFTSKYILQTAIVFLGFGLNLNVIVATGLQSLPIIIGTILIALIVTIIMKRLMNMDYNTAVLVGVGSSICGGSAIAAAAPVIGADDEEVAQSISIIFFFNVLAAIIFPMLGKMLGFSTTNGEAFGIFSGTAINDTSSVTAAAATWDNMWGLGTQTLDKAVTVKLTRTLAIIPITLILSLLQARNTKNEGESFSLRNAFPMFIAYFIIASIITTIAISFGADANLFMPLKELSKFFIVMAMLAIGLNSDIIKLVKTGGKPLILGATCWIAITAVSLFSQHLMGLW; this comes from the coding sequence TTGATAAAAATTTATGGAGTAGTAATCTGTTTAGCTTTTGCTATTCCATCATGGATGTTAGGAAATGCATTCCCCATCATAGGTGGGCCTATCATAGCGATTATTCTTGGAATGATTATATCCCTATTATGGAATGATAAAGGAGAAATTTCCACAGGAATCAATTTTACTTCCAAATATATTCTCCAGACAGCTATTGTCTTTTTAGGTTTCGGATTAAATTTAAATGTTATTGTAGCTACTGGGTTACAGTCACTTCCAATTATTATTGGAACCATCCTAATAGCTTTAATTGTAACAATCATTATGAAAAGATTAATGAATATGGATTATAATACTGCAGTATTAGTTGGTGTGGGATCATCTATTTGTGGAGGTTCAGCTATTGCAGCAGCTGCTCCTGTTATTGGCGCAGATGATGAGGAAGTTGCTCAGTCAATTTCTATAATATTCTTTTTTAATGTTCTAGCTGCGATAATATTTCCAATGCTGGGAAAAATGTTAGGTTTTTCAACAACAAACGGAGAAGCATTTGGCATATTTTCTGGAACAGCGATTAATGATACCTCTTCCGTTACGGCAGCCGCAGCTACATGGGATAACATGTGGGGTCTTGGAACCCAAACTTTAGACAAAGCAGTTACTGTGAAATTAACCAGAACATTAGCAATCATTCCAATAACATTAATTCTCTCATTATTACAAGCTAGAAATACGAAAAATGAAGGAGAATCATTTAGTTTAAGAAATGCATTTCCCATGTTTATTGCATATTTCATCATTGCATCAATTATAACAACTATTGCGATAAGTTTTGGTGCAGATGCAAATCTGTTCATGCCGCTTAAAGAATTAAGTAAATTCTTTATTGTAATGGCAATGTTAGCTATCGGATTAAACAGCGATATTATAAAACTTGTTAAAACTGGCGGAAAACCATTAATTCTTGGTGCAACCTGTTGGATAGCCATTACTGCTGTAAGTCTATTCTCCCAACATCTTATGGGACTTTGGTAA
- a CDS encoding ZPR1 zinc finger domain-containing protein: MDDQTINEMVIKCPVCSIEGVAKSIMKEIEIPHFGKVMETTIKCPSCGFKHSDIIALEQNDPAKYILEINKNNLSIRVVRSQSATVIIPEIGIKVEPGPKSEGYVTNVEGVLTRFESAVKKALNLFEDDESQKNGLDVLNHIKELKDGNENATLIMLDPFGQSNIVSDNVEILEIPEDELRELKTGFSYIEDT, translated from the coding sequence ATGGATGATCAAACAATTAATGAAATGGTTATTAAATGTCCCGTGTGCTCCATTGAAGGTGTTGCAAAATCAATAATGAAAGAAATAGAAATACCCCATTTTGGAAAAGTCATGGAAACAACAATAAAGTGCCCTTCATGTGGATTTAAACACTCTGACATTATAGCTTTGGAACAAAATGACCCTGCAAAATATATTCTTGAAATAAATAAGAATAATTTATCAATTAGAGTAGTTAGATCACAATCTGCTACTGTAATTATTCCTGAAATTGGCATTAAAGTTGAACCCGGTCCAAAGTCCGAAGGTTATGTAACTAATGTTGAAGGAGTGCTTACTCGCTTTGAAAGTGCGGTTAAAAAAGCTTTGAATCTATTTGAAGATGATGAATCTCAAAAAAACGGATTGGATGTTTTGAATCATATTAAAGAGCTTAAAGATGGAAATGAAAATGCTACTTTAATAATGCTTGACCCATTTGGACAAAGCAATATTGTAAGTGACAATGTTGAGATTTTAGAAATTCCTGAAGATGAATTGCGTGAATTAAAAACAGGTTTCAGCTACATTGAAGATACTTGA
- a CDS encoding 3H domain-containing protein: MTNETPNNDTRKPYVILIGSASGIGKSTIAAELAKTLNIKHLIESDFIRAVVRGIIGKEYAPALHSSSYDAYKNIRNKSRYTSYDELVSAGFDDHASYVIPALEKIIQRAITDYDDIVIEGVHLVPGLINIEQFKDYANIYFFVLSSDEESHKERFVKRAIQIHRGGKQLDFFKENRIIHNHLLLQAKANNVHIINAESIDKTLEKILSIINKSCATINLINTVEELEDVINIIINENSGSLEKITYNIKGFKEPLSRNIHVNDRTAAERFIKNINEDESKKEYLTELYKLSEYRKTTICASNQKKLDEIIKELNEKGYVLNG; this comes from the coding sequence ATGACTAATGAAACCCCCAATAATGATACAAGAAAACCTTATGTTATACTAATTGGAAGTGCATCGGGAATTGGAAAGTCCACCATTGCGGCTGAATTGGCAAAAACATTGAATATCAAACATTTAATCGAAAGTGATTTTATAAGAGCGGTGGTAAGGGGCATTATTGGTAAAGAGTATGCTCCAGCACTACATAGCTCATCTTACGATGCCTATAAAAACATTAGAAATAAAAGCAGATACACAAGTTATGACGAATTGGTTTCAGCAGGATTCGACGATCATGCTTCCTATGTCATTCCTGCACTTGAAAAGATTATTCAAAGAGCAATTACTGATTATGATGATATTGTTATTGAAGGAGTTCATCTAGTCCCAGGATTAATAAATATAGAACAATTTAAAGATTACGCTAACATCTACTTTTTTGTATTAAGCTCTGATGAGGAATCGCATAAAGAAAGATTTGTAAAAAGAGCTATTCAGATACACCGAGGTGGAAAACAATTGGATTTCTTTAAAGAAAATAGAATTATTCACAATCACTTACTGCTACAAGCAAAAGCAAATAATGTTCATATAATCAATGCAGAATCAATTGATAAAACTTTAGAAAAAATATTATCAATAATCAACAAATCATGTGCAACAATCAACCTAATCAATACAGTTGAGGAATTAGAAGACGTCATAAATATAATAATCAATGAAAATAGTGGAAGCCTCGAAAAAATTACATATAACATTAAAGGATTTAAAGAACCATTAAGTCGCAACATTCATGTTAATGATAGGACTGCCGCTGAAAGGTTTATTAAAAATATTAATGAAGATGAAAGTAAAAAAGAATATTTGACTGAATTATATAAGCTATCTGAATATAGGAAAACAACAATTTGCGCTTCAAATCAGAAAAAACTCGATGAAATTATAAAAGAATTGAATGAAAAAGGATATGTTTTAAATGGATGA
- a CDS encoding DUF1611 domain-containing protein: MYSVKSVKEIQDLNPFVVVGCGGGGEKFSNLEGVETVGFIDDDVKKQGKQFCGQIVSGSLEECLKEAPNAKSLVIMLPIGAEGIALKYAVQAIDAELNVVTSFRSLSIEENLSLKKFADAKNVVLKEISPRLDVVKKIAGVAPRKSCEVLPKISYTPKAPVIFVGGTSQECGKRTTTKMLGLASRERGLNPAIISTDEMGLEEPTDFNFRVGSLSAMDVPSAVLSAIKYVEDRKQPDIIFIEGQSSLTENGNPHPRGLSAAILIGAAPDAVIVGHRPNHPYREPKGIEEEIKAIEAVEPTKVVGLSINLKNADLDMCPEYFESKYNLPAEDVYNNGASKLLDAIVEYLKE; encoded by the coding sequence TTGTATTCAGTAAAATCAGTTAAAGAAATTCAAGATTTAAATCCATTTGTTGTTGTTGGTTGTGGAGGTGGAGGAGAAAAATTCTCTAACCTTGAAGGCGTAGAAACAGTAGGTTTCATTGATGATGATGTTAAAAAACAAGGAAAACAGTTTTGCGGTCAAATTGTCTCTGGTAGTTTAGAAGAATGTTTAAAAGAGGCACCCAATGCCAAGTCCTTAGTTATCATGTTGCCTATTGGTGCTGAAGGCATTGCATTAAAATATGCCGTTCAGGCAATTGACGCAGAATTGAATGTAGTCACTTCATTTAGATCATTATCCATTGAGGAAAATCTATCTTTAAAGAAATTTGCTGATGCTAAAAATGTTGTTTTAAAAGAAATTAGTCCAAGATTAGATGTTGTTAAAAAAATAGCCGGTGTTGCCCCTAGAAAGTCATGTGAAGTTTTACCTAAAATATCTTATACTCCTAAAGCACCAGTAATCTTTGTTGGAGGAACCTCGCAGGAATGTGGAAAAAGAACAACTACTAAAATGCTTGGTTTAGCAAGTAGGGAAAGAGGATTAAATCCAGCAATTATATCTACTGATGAAATGGGTTTGGAGGAACCCACTGATTTTAATTTTAGAGTAGGAAGCTTATCTGCTATGGATGTACCATCAGCAGTTTTATCCGCTATTAAATATGTTGAAGATAGAAAACAACCGGATATTATTTTCATTGAAGGCCAATCAAGTTTAACTGAAAACGGAAATCCTCATCCAAGAGGTTTATCAGCGGCAATTCTAATAGGGGCTGCTCCTGATGCAGTGATTGTTGGACACAGGCCTAATCATCCCTACAGAGAACCTAAAGGAATTGAAGAAGAAATTAAAGCTATTGAGGCAGTTGAACCTACCAAGGTCGTTGGTCTTTCAATCAATCTTAAAAATGCTGATTTAGATATGTGTCCTGAATATTTTGAATCCAAATATAACTTACCTGCAGAGGATGTTTATAATAATGGCGCTTCCAAATTATTAGATGCAATAGTTGAATATCTAAAGGAGTAA
- the sepF gene encoding cell division protein SepF, translated as MSFKDDLKRSLGFEETDSNNQKQGSSIFDSIRDALKPKENQNMQQNNAQQQYRQNPQQHYRQAPRPAQAHNPRPQPKPTPIYDDFVITPEQSFYEIVLIRPKTIDDINYVVDQVIEEQNPVILDLSFLEKESTPNFRLAGDKIKQMRSRYGAQALLLSRTDDKNLIIISPKKVKVINKN; from the coding sequence ATGAGTTTCAAAGATGACTTAAAAAGAAGCTTAGGCTTTGAAGAAACAGATAGTAACAATCAAAAACAAGGTTCCAGTATTTTCGATTCAATTCGTGATGCTTTAAAACCTAAAGAAAACCAGAACATGCAGCAAAATAATGCTCAACAACAGTATAGGCAAAATCCACAACAACATTATAGGCAAGCTCCTAGACCTGCCCAAGCCCATAATCCTCGTCCTCAACCAAAACCAACTCCAATTTATGATGATTTTGTAATTACTCCAGAACAATCTTTTTATGAAATTGTTTTAATTAGGCCGAAAACAATTGATGATATCAATTATGTTGTTGATCAGGTAATTGAAGAACAAAATCCTGTTATTTTGGATTTGTCTTTCTTGGAAAAGGAAAGTACGCCTAATTTTAGATTGGCTGGTGATAAAATCAAACAGATGAGATCTAGATACGGTGCTCAGGCATTATTGCTTTCACGTACAGATGATAAGAATTTAATTATTATTTCTCCTAAAAAAGTAAAAGTAATTAATAAAAATTAA